Proteins encoded by one window of Tunturibacter psychrotolerans:
- a CDS encoding zinc-dependent alcohol dehydrogenase family protein, producing the protein MKSWQLKKSGRENLHLVEGATPQPGPGEILVRTKAVSLNYRDKLVIEDRYPLPISYPLVPGSDLAGEVVAVGSGVSRFKAGDQVISHFRPKWLRGVPSHEDLRENLGGPLPGVLTEYVLLSEQGALAYPDYLTPAEASTLPVALVTAWVALFTLGNLKPGETVLLQGSGGVSLFALQLAAAHGARVLVTSTSPGKVARLKQLGAAEVIDASVNPAWDEVVLRLTDGRGADHILDVIGGDAVPRSIEAAAWRGHIALIGIMDRPSTTISIPNVMVKNLRLQGVSHGSRADMEESLAFAEKHRIQPIIDARYTFDALPDALDHLDRGPFGKVVVEIN; encoded by the coding sequence ATGAAGAGCTGGCAGTTGAAAAAAAGCGGAAGAGAAAACCTTCACCTTGTCGAGGGTGCTACACCCCAACCGGGGCCCGGCGAAATTCTAGTTCGTACCAAGGCAGTATCGCTGAACTATCGCGACAAACTCGTTATTGAAGACAGATATCCGCTACCCATCTCGTACCCTCTGGTGCCTGGATCGGACTTGGCGGGCGAAGTGGTCGCAGTCGGTTCTGGGGTTTCTCGCTTTAAGGCGGGAGACCAGGTGATTTCGCACTTCAGGCCGAAGTGGCTCCGTGGAGTGCCTTCGCACGAGGATCTGCGCGAAAACCTTGGTGGTCCACTTCCAGGCGTACTCACCGAATATGTCTTGCTCTCTGAACAAGGTGCGCTCGCCTATCCCGATTATCTGACGCCGGCAGAAGCGTCAACGCTACCGGTGGCTTTGGTTACCGCATGGGTTGCGTTGTTCACGCTCGGCAACCTGAAGCCGGGAGAAACCGTCCTGCTTCAGGGAAGCGGCGGCGTCTCGCTGTTCGCTCTGCAACTGGCGGCGGCGCATGGCGCTCGTGTGCTGGTGACTTCCACAAGCCCAGGCAAGGTTGCGCGCCTGAAACAATTGGGCGCCGCAGAGGTTATTGATGCGAGTGTGAACCCGGCATGGGATGAGGTCGTACTTCGCCTCACCGACGGACGGGGCGCCGACCATATCCTTGATGTCATCGGAGGAGACGCTGTACCCCGGTCCATCGAGGCGGCAGCGTGGAGAGGACATATTGCCCTAATCGGGATCATGGATCGTCCTTCTACGACGATTTCGATTCCGAATGTGATGGTCAAGAATCTGCGACTTCAGGGTGTGAGCCATGGCTCGCGAGCCGACATGGAAGAATCGCTGGCATTCGCGGAAAAGCATCGAATTCAACCGATCATCGATGCCAGATACACTTTCGACGCATTGCCCGATGCCCTCGATCACCTCGATCGCGGTCCATTTGGCAAGGTTGTCGTGGAAATCAATTGA
- a CDS encoding TetR/AcrR family transcriptional regulator, translating into MASLLDMAGRIFGVLGYHAATTNAIAAGAKVSPATLYQFFPDKEAIANALVARYAMDLAKEERAADTQKLASASLEEAIRQVTGVVIEFHRRHPAFRTLYAEAPLSKDTAAQKRLLVQTFIDIVSKMLSTRNPKLDRQDALWSAEIVHTALIGFLPALAGRRTSDRSRMIDALNQMLVRYLEPVLKSP; encoded by the coding sequence GTGGCAAGTCTGCTCGACATGGCCGGCCGCATTTTCGGAGTGCTTGGCTACCACGCGGCAACCACGAACGCCATTGCTGCCGGAGCGAAGGTTTCCCCGGCAACGCTGTATCAGTTCTTTCCAGACAAGGAAGCTATCGCCAATGCGCTCGTGGCCCGCTACGCGATGGATCTGGCGAAAGAGGAGCGAGCTGCGGACACACAGAAACTTGCGTCAGCGTCTTTGGAAGAGGCCATCCGGCAGGTCACCGGAGTCGTGATTGAGTTTCATCGGAGGCATCCTGCATTTCGTACTTTATATGCAGAGGCTCCTCTTTCGAAGGACACCGCCGCACAAAAGCGCCTCCTTGTTCAAACCTTTATCGACATCGTTTCCAAGATGCTAAGTACAAGAAATCCAAAACTCGATAGGCAGGACGCTTTGTGGAGCGCAGAAATTGTCCACACCGCCTTGATAGGTTTCCTGCCCGCCCTGGCGGGTCGCAGGACCTCTGACCGGTCGCGAATGATCGACGCCTTGAATCAAATGCTGGTGCGCTACTTGGAGCCTGTGCTCAAGTCGCCTTAA
- a CDS encoding xanthine dehydrogenase family protein molybdopterin-binding subunit, producing MQDTGSPPKPVKQLDHRYEGIAKVTGKARYAAEFAEPFSKSDLIYAYIVQSTIPSGTIVSIDRVAADRAPGVIAILTPFNAPKLNPGPPQPPARRNLSLLQDADVFYSGQPVAVVVARSLNEAKAAAAKMKFIYSAKPARVNFLQSLGDARWPKNPGKEPAGNHRGDLQAAFSKSSVIVENTYITPIQHHNPMEPHATIAWWEGDKLNIYDATQYISGDRMSLAKTLNIPVDYVHVMNPIVGGGFGSKGSMWSHVPLCAIAAKVTGKPVKLALEREQMFGPVGGRPSTVNKIKLGASADGKLLAMQHDVVMNASVMEDFVEHSEGPTKNLYWSEANSVTAKVVEVNLGVSTFMRAPGEAPGTAVLEIAMDELAEKLKMDPVQLRLVNYADKDPSHDRPWSDKHLRDCYTQASERFGWSKRSATPGTKTEGNALIGYGMATATYPANRSAAQAVVRLLPGGRMFVGSGTQDLGTGTYTIMAQQAAAGLGIDPKMVEVNLGDSTLPKAPVSGGSQSSASVLPAIQDATTQLKLKLADLAISDAGSPLHGLKTLDIEVEGGKLVNKSNPSQTDSLVDLIARNGGKPVEAMGSAEPSESRDAMTFASWGAVFAEVAVDKSTHMVKVRRVVATYDIGTLLNNKTGVNQLMGGITWGVSFALCEQAHIDPVYGRVVNESLAEYHVPVNADIGTIDVTVLNIPDLKFNPVGSRGIGEIGITGAAAAVANAIYNATGKRIREYPITPDKIMTARNTI from the coding sequence ATGCAAGATACTGGGTCACCACCGAAGCCGGTTAAGCAGCTCGATCACCGATATGAAGGAATCGCGAAGGTGACGGGGAAGGCACGGTATGCGGCTGAATTTGCAGAGCCGTTTTCAAAGTCTGATCTCATTTATGCGTATATCGTTCAGTCAACAATCCCCAGCGGTACGATTGTATCGATCGATCGGGTTGCTGCGGATCGGGCCCCCGGAGTGATCGCCATTCTGACACCATTCAATGCACCGAAGCTGAACCCGGGACCTCCGCAGCCGCCCGCTCGAAGGAATTTGAGCCTGCTGCAAGACGCCGATGTGTTTTACAGCGGACAGCCGGTGGCCGTAGTCGTAGCTCGATCGCTCAACGAGGCTAAAGCGGCAGCGGCAAAGATGAAGTTTATCTATTCGGCGAAGCCTGCGCGGGTGAACTTCCTGCAGAGCCTGGGCGATGCGAGGTGGCCGAAGAACCCCGGCAAGGAGCCTGCCGGAAATCATCGCGGGGATTTGCAGGCGGCGTTCTCCAAATCGTCAGTCATCGTAGAGAACACCTACATAACCCCTATTCAGCACCATAATCCGATGGAACCACACGCGACGATTGCGTGGTGGGAGGGCGACAAGCTCAATATCTACGACGCTACGCAGTACATTTCGGGCGACCGAATGTCGCTGGCAAAGACACTGAACATCCCAGTCGATTACGTTCATGTCATGAATCCGATCGTAGGTGGTGGCTTTGGATCGAAAGGGTCGATGTGGTCCCACGTTCCGCTCTGCGCCATTGCTGCGAAGGTCACTGGGAAGCCAGTCAAGCTGGCGCTAGAGCGCGAGCAGATGTTTGGACCGGTGGGTGGGCGGCCATCCACGGTCAACAAGATCAAGCTCGGTGCAAGCGCGGATGGAAAATTGTTGGCCATGCAGCACGACGTCGTGATGAATGCGTCGGTGATGGAAGACTTTGTGGAACACTCCGAGGGCCCGACGAAGAATCTCTATTGGAGCGAAGCAAACTCGGTGACGGCTAAGGTGGTCGAGGTGAATCTCGGCGTCTCGACTTTCATGAGGGCACCCGGCGAGGCACCCGGAACCGCAGTACTCGAGATCGCCATGGACGAGCTGGCAGAGAAGTTGAAGATGGATCCGGTACAGTTGCGACTGGTGAACTATGCCGACAAAGACCCGAGCCATGATCGACCCTGGTCAGACAAACACCTGCGCGACTGCTACACGCAGGCGTCGGAACGATTTGGATGGTCGAAGCGGAGTGCAACACCTGGGACGAAGACCGAAGGCAATGCGCTAATTGGTTACGGCATGGCGACGGCGACCTATCCGGCGAATCGCAGTGCGGCGCAGGCGGTTGTGCGGCTACTCCCAGGCGGAAGAATGTTTGTAGGTTCGGGAACTCAGGACCTCGGCACCGGCACTTACACGATTATGGCGCAGCAGGCTGCCGCGGGCCTTGGAATTGATCCCAAGATGGTTGAGGTAAACCTAGGTGACTCCACCCTTCCCAAGGCCCCGGTATCAGGTGGCTCGCAATCTTCCGCGTCGGTGCTCCCGGCGATTCAGGATGCGACGACCCAATTGAAGTTGAAGCTGGCCGATCTGGCAATCTCCGACGCGGGTTCTCCTTTGCATGGTCTGAAGACGCTGGACATCGAGGTGGAGGGTGGCAAGCTCGTCAATAAGAGCAACCCTTCCCAGACAGACAGCCTAGTTGATCTGATTGCCCGAAACGGTGGAAAACCAGTTGAAGCGATGGGTTCGGCCGAACCATCGGAATCAAGGGACGCTATGACCTTCGCCTCATGGGGAGCGGTCTTTGCCGAGGTCGCGGTGGACAAGAGCACCCATATGGTCAAAGTACGCCGAGTTGTCGCAACGTATGACATAGGCACGCTGCTCAACAACAAAACGGGCGTAAACCAACTAATGGGAGGCATCACCTGGGGAGTTTCCTTCGCCTTGTGTGAACAAGCCCACATCGACCCTGTGTACGGACGTGTGGTCAACGAATCGCTAGCCGAGTACCACGTGCCCGTTAATGCTGATATCGGAACAATAGATGTGACTGTGTTGAACATACCGGACCTAAAATTCAATCCCGTGGGATCACGGGGTATCGGTGAGATTGGGATTACTGGGGCCGCGGCCGCTGTTGCCAATGCAATCTACAACGCAACCGGCAAGCGAATCAGGGAGTATCCGATTACGCCAGATAAAATTATGACGGCTCGAAATACAATCTGA
- a CDS encoding FAD binding domain-containing protein — MNSFNYERAATPDNAIRSGSSQGAKFLAGGTNLVDLMKYGIESPTTLVDINHLDLARVTTNADGGVTIGALVRNSDLADHTLIKNQYPLLSQALLSGASPQLRNMATTGGNLLQRTRCYYFTDVSFPACNKRIPGSGCAAITGYNRIHAILGQTDKGATSGESCIATHPSDMCVAMAALDAKVEVEGPKGRYTIPFAEFHKLPDSNPSVETALRADELIMAVTLPPPKFAKNAYYLKARDRNSYAFALISVAAGLEMDGDRIRSAGLALGGVALKPWRRVEAERALVNSPVGIESFNRAAEVLLQGAKGYEHNAFKIELAKEGVVRALTLASQGTTEGVRA; from the coding sequence ATGAATTCCTTCAACTATGAGAGGGCGGCAACGCCCGACAATGCGATTCGCTCGGGGTCCTCGCAGGGAGCAAAGTTTCTGGCTGGAGGGACGAATCTTGTCGATCTGATGAAGTACGGTATCGAATCGCCAACGACGCTTGTGGATATCAATCATCTCGATCTGGCAAGGGTAACCACGAACGCTGACGGTGGTGTAACGATTGGCGCGTTGGTGAGGAACTCCGACTTGGCGGATCACACGCTGATCAAGAATCAGTACCCGTTGCTCTCGCAAGCACTACTGAGCGGCGCTTCTCCGCAGTTGCGCAATATGGCAACAACAGGAGGCAACTTGTTGCAGCGGACTCGTTGCTACTACTTTACTGATGTCAGCTTCCCTGCGTGTAATAAGCGCATACCGGGCTCTGGATGTGCAGCGATCACGGGTTACAACCGCATTCACGCTATCCTAGGCCAGACCGATAAGGGCGCGACGAGTGGAGAGAGCTGTATCGCGACCCATCCCTCTGACATGTGCGTAGCGATGGCGGCGCTGGATGCGAAGGTTGAGGTAGAGGGGCCAAAGGGAAGATACACCATCCCATTCGCTGAATTTCATAAACTACCGGATTCGAATCCCTCGGTTGAGACGGCATTGCGTGCGGATGAATTGATTATGGCCGTTACACTGCCGCCGCCCAAGTTTGCGAAGAACGCTTACTACCTGAAGGCTCGCGATCGAAACAGCTACGCCTTTGCTCTGATCTCGGTCGCCGCCGGATTGGAGATGGACGGCGATCGTATCCGGTCCGCAGGTCTGGCCCTGGGAGGAGTTGCGTTAAAGCCATGGCGAAGAGTGGAGGCCGAAAGAGCGTTGGTGAATAGTCCGGTGGGGATCGAGAGCTTCAATCGAGCCGCGGAGGTTCTGCTGCAGGGAGCGAAGGGCTACGAACATAATGCCTTCAAGATTGAACTGGCGAAGGAGGGTGTGGTACGAGCATTGACGCTTGCTTCCCAGGGCACAACCGAGGGGGTACGGGCGTGA
- a CDS encoding 2Fe-2S iron-sulfur cluster-binding protein gives MSDLFDTEPNREECEWEERELEKNGLHYELTRRRFVQTAGVLSAGAAVGLPGVAIAETPMTRPITLKVNGKSQRLSLDSRTSLLDALREHLDLTGTKKGCDHGQCGACTVLIDGRRINSCLTLAFAAQGAEITTIEGLATKLDPKDLSELHPMQAAFLEQDGYQCGYCTPGQICSAVAAVEEHKRGALSIVSLHTGKTDPPEITDDEIRERMSGNICRCGAYPNIVAAVRAVTRGVSA, from the coding sequence ATGAGCGATTTATTCGATACGGAACCCAACCGCGAGGAGTGCGAGTGGGAAGAGCGAGAGCTGGAAAAGAATGGCTTGCACTACGAGCTGACGCGGCGCCGGTTTGTGCAGACAGCGGGAGTGCTTTCAGCAGGAGCGGCGGTTGGCTTGCCAGGAGTTGCTATCGCGGAAACTCCGATGACCCGACCGATCACCTTAAAAGTGAACGGCAAGTCTCAGCGTCTTTCGCTCGACAGTAGGACGTCCTTGCTGGATGCTCTCCGAGAGCACCTGGATTTGACCGGGACCAAGAAGGGTTGCGACCATGGCCAGTGCGGAGCCTGTACGGTTTTGATCGATGGGCGCCGTATCAACTCCTGCCTGACGCTGGCGTTTGCCGCGCAGGGGGCTGAAATCACGACGATCGAGGGATTGGCCACGAAACTGGACCCGAAGGACCTGAGCGAGCTACACCCAATGCAGGCGGCTTTCCTTGAGCAGGACGGTTATCAGTGCGGCTATTGCACCCCCGGTCAGATTTGCTCAGCGGTAGCTGCAGTAGAGGAGCACAAGCGCGGCGCGCTATCGATCGTCAGTCTTCATACTGGCAAGACGGATCCTCCGGAGATCACGGATGACGAGATCCGCGAGCGAATGAGCGGCAATATCTGTCGATGTGGCGCGTATCCCAACATCGTGGCGGCGGTTCGAGCTGTAACAAGAGGGGTGTCTGCATGA
- a CDS encoding DUF6582 domain-containing protein, with product MAKLSTSARKALPTKSFAEPDKRKYPIENEAHAKNALSRVAQSGTPAEKAKVKAAVKRKYPSIGKKDN from the coding sequence ATGGCCAAGCTGTCGACCTCGGCACGAAAAGCACTTCCCACTAAATCTTTCGCAGAACCTGATAAACGGAAATACCCGATCGAGAATGAAGCACACGCGAAGAATGCTCTGTCACGTGTTGCGCAATCCGGAACACCCGCGGAAAAAGCTAAGGTCAAAGCCGCTGTAAAGAGGAAATATCCCTCTATCGGAAAGAAGGACAATTGA
- a CDS encoding DUF2062 domain-containing protein: MRNYLRNRRAPSSHPNAHVLVPESIREFLRCRILRPLLRLLRGGVTPRRLAWSLALGIVIGINPSVGITTLLVVLLAWMFGLSQVASQIGAHVMTPLHLLLFLPFVQLGVHLFHTRRLPLSRQQLEHLSHHPWRLIRDIWQWEWHALIVWAALAAIVMPLLAIYIRRALVLLMRRHRTLLRSRPVLDSSSD; this comes from the coding sequence ATGAGAAATTACCTTCGCAACCGAAGAGCACCCTCATCGCATCCGAATGCTCATGTGTTAGTTCCCGAGTCAATACGTGAATTCCTTCGCTGCAGGATACTGCGGCCACTGCTGCGTCTGCTCCGTGGAGGGGTTACACCGCGGCGGCTGGCGTGGAGTTTGGCGTTGGGCATTGTTATCGGGATCAATCCGTCGGTGGGCATCACCACGCTTCTGGTCGTTCTTCTTGCATGGATGTTCGGTCTAAGCCAAGTCGCGTCACAGATTGGTGCCCATGTTATGACGCCGCTGCACTTGCTTCTGTTTCTTCCATTCGTTCAATTGGGTGTACATCTTTTTCACACTCGTCGCCTTCCGCTAAGTCGGCAGCAGCTCGAGCATCTGAGCCATCATCCCTGGCGCCTGATTCGCGACATCTGGCAGTGGGAATGGCATGCACTAATTGTGTGGGCTGCTTTGGCTGCCATCGTGATGCCATTACTTGCCATCTATATTCGGCGCGCTCTCGTACTGCTGATGCGCCGCCATCGAACGCTGCTGCGTTCACGTCCGGTGTTGGACTCATCTTCTGATTAG
- a CDS encoding FAD-dependent oxidoreductase, with the protein MPEFPLHGVADLKENEKKLVSAGKAKILVLRHQGKLSAFQSNCPHAGGPLEKGAICNGRLVCPWHMGTFRIPDGQLIEPPAMDSLETYPLRIEGSSVFVTFPTAKAVERPTKVSPSIVGKKRMVIVGAGAAGSMAAKTLREEGFCGEIVVVDPRHEEPIDRTMLTKMALTDKTPANRVQLHCLDRLDVIRLRSSVKSLRADRGLITLSDGRTVRFDAALVATGGTPKRLPMQHPENVHTIRHIDDLSGLRSIARKGRHAIVLGTSFIGMEAASALRQRGLTVTVIGKERLPFEQQFGSNIASALLSLHKRKGVGLVLGVNTLQVTSRNVLVDQNGRSRRINGDFVILGVGVEPSLNFEHDLPLAADGGVLTDESLRARDKVWVAGDIANVAGLRIEHWRVAQQHGMHAAKQMLGQRTPLRNVPFFWTYHFEKTIKYLGHADTWDDVSITGDVRRLNFIALLSRRDEVIAVVSCDRDEETALLAELMRKPISSKQARKAIQSIRRNG; encoded by the coding sequence ATGCCTGAATTTCCATTACATGGCGTAGCCGATTTGAAGGAGAACGAGAAGAAGCTCGTCTCAGCCGGTAAGGCCAAGATCCTTGTCCTGCGACATCAGGGCAAGTTGTCGGCTTTTCAGAGTAACTGCCCACACGCCGGCGGCCCTCTTGAGAAGGGGGCCATTTGTAATGGAAGACTTGTCTGTCCCTGGCATATGGGGACCTTCCGAATCCCAGATGGACAGCTCATTGAACCACCCGCAATGGACTCACTCGAAACATACCCCCTACGAATCGAAGGCTCAAGCGTCTTCGTTACATTTCCCACAGCTAAGGCGGTCGAGCGCCCCACGAAGGTCTCGCCGTCAATAGTCGGCAAGAAAAGAATGGTCATCGTGGGTGCCGGCGCAGCCGGTTCAATGGCCGCAAAGACACTCCGTGAAGAAGGATTTTGCGGTGAAATCGTCGTCGTCGACCCCCGCCATGAAGAGCCTATCGACAGAACCATGCTGACGAAGATGGCGTTAACCGATAAAACACCGGCCAATCGCGTGCAGCTTCACTGCCTCGATCGGCTCGATGTTATTCGCCTACGATCGTCAGTGAAATCGCTTCGAGCGGATCGAGGTCTGATTACCCTGAGTGATGGTAGAACAGTACGGTTCGACGCGGCTCTCGTCGCTACCGGAGGAACGCCGAAGCGGCTTCCCATGCAACATCCAGAGAACGTACACACCATCCGGCATATTGATGACCTGAGCGGGCTCCGATCGATCGCACGTAAAGGCCGTCATGCAATCGTGCTGGGGACGAGCTTCATTGGAATGGAAGCGGCGTCGGCCCTAAGACAACGTGGCCTGACCGTGACGGTGATTGGCAAGGAGAGACTTCCTTTCGAGCAGCAATTCGGCTCCAACATCGCCTCAGCTCTACTTTCACTCCACAAACGAAAAGGGGTGGGCCTTGTCCTCGGGGTAAACACTCTCCAGGTAACGTCACGAAATGTCCTGGTAGATCAAAACGGTCGTTCCCGGCGAATCAATGGCGACTTTGTCATCCTCGGCGTAGGCGTGGAACCGAGCCTCAACTTTGAACATGATCTACCATTAGCTGCTGACGGTGGCGTCCTGACAGACGAATCGTTAAGAGCCAGAGACAAAGTATGGGTGGCTGGCGATATAGCAAATGTTGCAGGGCTTCGTATTGAACATTGGAGAGTCGCGCAGCAGCATGGGATGCATGCCGCTAAGCAAATGCTTGGACAAAGGACGCCGCTCCGCAATGTTCCGTTCTTTTGGACTTATCATTTCGAAAAGACAATCAAATATCTGGGCCACGCGGACACGTGGGACGACGTCTCCATTACCGGCGATGTTCGTCGTCTTAATTTCATTGCCCTACTAAGCAGGCGCGACGAAGTCATCGCTGTAGTGAGTTGTGACCGCGACGAGGAGACGGCGCTTCTTGCAGAACTCATGCGGAAGCCCATTTCTTCAAAACAAGCTCGCAAGGCTATCCAAAGCATCCGGCGTAACGGTTAG
- a CDS encoding Ku protein has translation MPTRPTWSGSIQISLVSIAVKVFPATNPGKQVQFHQMDRKTHKRVHHQNVDEAGDVKKADIVKGFEYAKDKYIEIDPEELKALRLPTATTMPINQFVNVDEISPGLFDRPYFVAPKDEVQAKALSIMRKALAQTNTLGIGEIAFSGREHLVAIGAPLDPKQKGLMLYVLRYEDELRSATSILSGVKEFSVDADELSLAKQLIKGKTSKLDLSAYQDDYEAAVKKLVEAKRKGKPLPVPEPEPKNAKVVSIMDALRSSLSQGMKTKKTTRRTKAA, from the coding sequence ATGCCAACGCGGCCGACCTGGTCTGGATCCATTCAAATTTCACTCGTTTCCATCGCGGTGAAGGTTTTTCCTGCTACCAATCCTGGCAAGCAGGTTCAGTTTCATCAGATGGATCGGAAAACGCATAAGCGCGTGCATCATCAGAATGTGGACGAAGCAGGGGACGTCAAAAAGGCGGACATCGTTAAAGGATTCGAGTACGCCAAAGACAAATACATCGAGATCGATCCGGAGGAGCTAAAAGCACTTCGCCTTCCGACGGCAACCACGATGCCAATCAATCAATTTGTCAACGTCGACGAGATATCCCCTGGGCTTTTCGACCGGCCCTATTTCGTGGCCCCGAAAGATGAGGTTCAGGCAAAGGCGCTCAGCATCATGCGCAAAGCCCTCGCGCAAACGAACACCTTGGGCATCGGCGAGATCGCTTTTAGCGGCCGTGAACATCTCGTGGCAATCGGAGCTCCTTTGGACCCGAAACAGAAGGGTCTGATGTTATACGTGCTTCGATACGAGGATGAGCTGCGTAGTGCGACATCGATCCTTTCGGGTGTGAAGGAATTCTCCGTAGATGCAGACGAGCTTTCCTTGGCTAAACAGCTAATCAAGGGGAAAACGTCTAAGCTGGATCTGTCCGCATACCAAGATGATTATGAGGCGGCGGTAAAAAAACTGGTCGAGGCGAAGCGGAAAGGAAAGCCGTTACCGGTCCCGGAGCCAGAACCAAAGAACGCCAAGGTGGTCAGCATCATGGATGCGCTACGTAGCAGCCTCTCACAAGGAATGAAAACGAAAAAGACAACGCGGCGAACTAAAGCCGCCTAA
- a CDS encoding UdgX family uracil-DNA binding protein (This protein belongs to the uracil DNA glycosylase superfamily, members of which act in excision repair of DNA. However, it belongs more specifically to UdgX branch, whose founding member was found to bind uracil in DNA (where it does not belong), without cleaving it, appears to promote DNA repair by a pathway involving RecA, rather than base excision.), which translates to MNAAKPKVSIMMIGEQPGDREDKEGRPFVGPAGQLLDQCLEEAGIDRRDVYVTNTVKHFKWEPRGKLRIHKKPNMKEIHACRPWLEAELETVKPTLIVCLGAVASHSLLGSNLKITKVHGKVQQVEGLPPIIATLHPSAILRAHTDEDRHRQRHTLIDDLSRAAKFLSQ; encoded by the coding sequence CTGAACGCAGCAAAACCGAAGGTCTCGATCATGATGATCGGCGAGCAGCCTGGAGACCGTGAGGATAAGGAAGGCCGCCCTTTTGTCGGACCAGCCGGACAGCTTCTCGATCAATGCTTGGAAGAAGCTGGGATCGATCGACGCGACGTCTATGTCACGAATACGGTGAAGCACTTCAAATGGGAGCCGCGTGGCAAACTACGAATCCATAAGAAACCAAACATGAAAGAGATTCATGCCTGTCGACCTTGGTTGGAGGCAGAGTTAGAGACCGTGAAACCGACGCTAATTGTATGTTTGGGCGCGGTCGCCTCACACTCCCTCTTGGGTTCGAACCTGAAGATCACGAAGGTTCATGGCAAAGTCCAGCAGGTCGAAGGGCTTCCACCTATCATCGCGACCCTGCACCCGTCCGCAATTCTCCGGGCTCACACAGACGAAGACCGTCATCGCCAGAGACACACATTGATAGATGATTTATCGAGAGCCGCAAAATTTTTATCGCAATAG
- a CDS encoding SDR family oxidoreductase produces the protein MNIDPREVGPKPPFPKQEQTHPGTVKKLNPSADHGEESYVGTGKLKGRAAIVTGADSGIGRAVAIAFAKEGADVLLSYLPEEEPDAAEVVAVIEKAGRKAVKLPGDIRKLEYCQALVVAAVKEFGRLDIVVNNAGFQMTHDKLEDVPLDEVKRTFDTNIFGTFALTQAALKELKPGASILNTTSIQAYQPGENLVAYAATKAAVLSMTKSVAKLAMEQGVRVNAVAPGPVWTPLIPSTMPPEKVEKFGENTVFKRPAQPVELAKLFVFLASDDASYVTGEVFGATGGRTPY, from the coding sequence ATGAACATCGATCCGCGGGAGGTAGGGCCAAAGCCACCCTTTCCAAAACAAGAGCAGACCCATCCCGGGACAGTGAAAAAACTCAATCCGTCCGCTGATCACGGCGAAGAGAGCTATGTCGGCACAGGGAAGCTCAAGGGCCGGGCGGCAATCGTCACAGGAGCCGACTCCGGCATTGGCCGGGCAGTTGCGATTGCTTTCGCCAAGGAGGGCGCGGATGTGCTGTTGAGCTACTTGCCAGAGGAGGAGCCGGATGCTGCAGAAGTCGTTGCAGTCATAGAGAAGGCCGGGCGTAAAGCCGTTAAGCTTCCCGGCGACATTCGCAAGCTCGAATACTGTCAGGCGCTCGTCGTTGCTGCAGTGAAAGAGTTTGGCAGACTGGACATTGTCGTGAATAACGCGGGTTTCCAGATGACACACGACAAGTTAGAAGATGTGCCGCTCGATGAGGTAAAGCGTACCTTCGATACCAATATTTTCGGCACATTTGCTCTAACCCAAGCAGCCCTGAAGGAACTGAAGCCAGGTGCCTCTATTTTGAACACAACGTCCATTCAGGCATATCAACCGGGTGAAAATTTGGTAGCGTACGCCGCGACGAAAGCAGCCGTACTGAGTATGACGAAATCGGTCGCGAAGCTCGCAATGGAACAGGGCGTACGTGTAAATGCCGTTGCCCCAGGACCAGTATGGACGCCGCTGATTCCCTCGACGATGCCGCCTGAAAAGGTTGAAAAGTTTGGCGAAAATACCGTTTTCAAGCGGCCGGCACAGCCGGTTGAGTTGGCCAAGCTGTTTGTCTTTCTGGCCAGTGACGATGCGAGCTATGTTACTGGAGAAGTCTTCGGCGCAACGGGTGGAAGGACACCGTACTAG